In Salvelinus alpinus chromosome 19, SLU_Salpinus.1, whole genome shotgun sequence, the genomic stretch CTGTGATCGCTGATGGTAAAGATATCGCGGGTTTTGTGTGTTACGGTCAAAGATGGTTAAGACTACTGGTTTGAAACCCATGTTGTATGGTCTTTTCAATGTTATCACATAAAATATAACAATTGAATCAATGATTTTGTTAGTTAGCAAGCAGATTATTGTAATAACAGCGTCAAGACAACAAGGTACGTGCTGGTGAAACTATATAACCTGATTTCAATATGTATACATGCAACTTTAGGTTAAAAGTTGTAATGTACAGAATGTTAGCTCCTTAAAATAGTTACACAATTGCACCGGTTTGTACTCATGCAGCTCGCGTGCAAACAATTATTATAAATGAATAGTACGCTAATTCTCACATGTTCTTGGGCATCCTCTCTCTCATGTTCCCCTCCCGAAGCTCTCTTCTTCAAAATGGGCGGAAAAAAAGAATTGATAGTTTTCTGCCCTATCATTTTAGTAACCTTGATTAATTTGGTAGTAGTTGACTTAGAGCTTGTGTTCCTTATTGTTCAGCAGCACTAACACAGTCCCGCTTGTTTTGAACCACTTCTCTGACAGAACATTTCCCGCCAACTTGCGATGACGTATTGCTAAGGTGAATGCGCAGGGCTTCGGTCATAGTATGGTCGGCGCTATCCAACATTGTCTCAGAGCATttagtattattctgtacgtagaTTTGGTGACACCCTATTTAGTATGATATATATTAATTTGTGgctgtccatcacccatttcttatgatatgttacaaattacaattcgtattatatgttatgaatttgcaaaacgtacaatatgttatacatttgcaaaacgtgttatatgttacgaatttgcaaaaactGCAATGTTATGTtagctagggttaggggttagggttaagtttaggagttaggttaaaggttagCTAAAACGGTCAAggttaagggaagggttagctaacatgctaagtagttgcaaagtagctaaaaagtagtaagtagttaaaaagttgctaattagctcacATGCTAAAGATGTCCGCGATGAGAGTCGAACGCACGCTAGACGTTCACGTTATACGCCAACCCATTCACCAAGACCAACCATTGAAGTTtaaatttaaaatggttaaggcaGTGTttaccaaactcggtcctggggaccccagggggtgcacgttttgataataagttgattatttgaatcagctgtgttgctatggcaacaacaaaaaagtgcaccccttggggtccccaggaccaggtttgggaaacgctgggtAAGGGTagaggttaaggtaagggttagggtttaagggtagggacgtcccaaggatcccgggtGGCACTGTCCATCATAGTGTgcattttgtacctgtttacgTCAATGGTTATAGTTCAATGTTCATAGCAAGGTTAGCAAGGTATTAAACTGTAATGGCCAAGTATAGTGATATGTTGTAAACTTTCCACTCATGTATTTAGTAATTAATTATCCTATGCTATACGTTTATCTGTAGGCCTATTCCTTCTGTTATCCGTACTCCTGTGTTCTCTTTTCATTCTTGGTCTTGGACATTATTACAATGAAGTTTTCTCATGTTGGTGAGCACAGAGCAAGAAGGTGGCTGATGGATACATTTGTGAGTCAAACCAGGAAGCGCTATATTGATGGGACAACAGATGAACAGAGAGAACCTGTGTGGAAAAAATGTAAAGAGGAAGAATGCAATCAGGGGATTGTAAAGGAGGATGTGAAGGAGGATGCCTATTTGACTGAGTTCTCTAAGTCTTGGCAGAAGATTGAAGCAGAGGGACTGGACTGTGACTATGCTCTACTCTTTCCTAAAGAGGAAGCAGACTGCCTCTACACACAGCTGGAGGAGGAGGTAGTCTACCTCACAGGTATACAATTGTCACACTCAATTCAGTGACAGTTCAGATAATTTTTTTCTTGGTATGTAGATGAGACATTCTTATTTTGTTACAGGAGATAAAACAAAGATTCAGGTGTTTGGGAAGGTCTACAATGTCCCCAGAAAGCAGGCGACTTGTGGGGACGCAGGACTAACCTACACCTATTCTGGAGTGAGTCTTCAGGCTAGCCCGTGGACTCCAACCTTGGAGTACATTCGTGATGCTGTTACAAAGGCGACAGGGCAAACCTTCAACTTCGTCCTGATTAACAGGTGAGTCTGTCTACGCTGCTATAGAAGATTCTACATctacaggggtgtattcattacgtctTGCAATGGAAACAGTTTACCGTTTAAGAACCAAATAGAAGCAAATGGAGcaaaacagggagggacctacttgaatttgtccaatagaaactctagttttcattgcaaaacgttttgttTGGAATAAACGGTTTCGGTGTAATAAATAGACTCTAGGACTGTTGGACTGTGATTCCATTGTAGCTGCTCCTGGTTTTCTCAGGTACAAAGATGGACATGATCACATGGGTGAGCACCGTGATGATGAGCGGGAACTGGACCCCCTCTGTTCCATCGCCTCCGTATCCCTGGGGGCGGTCCGGGACTTTGTCTTCAGACATAGGGAGTCACGGGGAAAACAGTGCCGACGGCAGATCAACCCGGTGAAGCTGGAACTGGCCCACGGAAGCCTGCTCCTCATGAACTCTCCCACAAACACCCACTGGTGCCACAGCCTGCCAGCCCGCAAGAGGGTCCTCACACCCCGCATCAACCTTACCTTCAGACGCATCCTCCAAGACGGCAAGAAATGAGGGTCAGACATGGTCCGTTGGGAGTCTCACTTCATTGTGGCTGACGTCAGGGGACGTACTATCTAACCACTGTCCCCACTGCAATATTGATTCAACTAGTTTTTGAATTTGTTCATGGTCCAATTCATAAAAATCAGTAATGTGGTAACTCTTTACTTATAGATTCTTTATTTTCATAATTGTATCTATGAAAACAATCAACTTCTTCAcagatctcacacacacaaatcttCAAAATATACATTAGTGCAAATTGATCAGAAAATGGGTAAGAGGGATATTTAGAGGTTGCATCCTAATTCAATACTAGGAGAGTAAACGGCAGTATTTAAAACACAACTGGTATGCTTGTTGAGCATTACACTTAGATTGTGTAGTTGTACACACTGCCACCACAActttaaacatttacatttacatttaagtcatttagcagatgctcttatccaaacACTGTGGTAAATTTGTTACATTGCTATCAATTCCAATGCTCTATAAAAGAGTTGTAAAACTATCATGTTGCTTCAATATCATTTAGgaacaaaaataacaatatacacaTTAGCTTGATACCATGAGATCTTGTGCAACAACTGCAGAAATGATTCTACATGAAAGTAAATGGTCTGCAGACATGTGGAGCTAGACTAGAATCCAAACCACCTGCATGTTATTACAGTATTCTGAATTTGTTACACACGTAGAAAAATGTAATATACAGCAGCTTATATACAATGTCAATTGAAACATTGCATTATTTTAATTAAACCTACATTAAGATATGAGTGATTATTTCCAGACTGAAATAGCTGAAGACAGTGATTACATATCAAGTACCTCCACATTTCCTAATCTAGTAACACCCATTTAGCCTAAAACATCTTGGTTGAAGTAATGCAAATCTTTTGTGAAACGACTACCAGTATTCTGAGATGTTTTTGAGAACAGTCCAATCATTCCTACAGGTAGGCAATCTCTGGGATCTAAAAGGCAGTGCCTCCTAAATCACTGTAAAAGAAGAGGGGGACATTCATGATTTTAATATGACAGGAGGTCAAGGTAGAGCAGCATAATCTTTTGTACTGTTAAAGCACAATCCTACAGGTAAGCCATTGGGGCTGGAGAATTACACTTCTGAGAGGTGGTTTCTGTGGCACACATGGCTGTGGTGGTATGGGTTGGCAGGGGAGTAGGTGTCCAGTCTGGCTCAGTGCTCCGGGGCTCTACTCCAACAGTAGACGGAGCCGTCTCACCCGCTCATAGAAGAGTAGGTAGGCGTTGGAGGACAGCACCTCCTGTAGACTGGCCTTGCGTACAGAGTCATCTGAAACCCACAGCCACTGGGAGCTGAATGGAGAGGGGCTGCGGGGCGAAGGAGGGCAGCGGCGGTAAGTGACAAAGTGTCCTGAGTTCATGTCACCATGGTGAACCAACACAGCCATCAGTTGAAAGTGGTATTCTGAGGAGCTGTGGAGAGACATGGTGTATTCAACAGTGTTATCAGAGTACACACTATAATTCCAAGACAATTTATCTGATTTTGTATAATTGGTTCTTCTCTTTATTGATATGAAAAGGCTGTTTAAGATGATCAGGTTGTGTTTACCTGTAGTCATATGTGAGGTTGACCTGTGGGTTCAACCCAGGAGAATGGAGTAAGACAGACGAACAGGTTCCATTGGACAGAGgcttgttgttgttatggtgttcTATATCTGAAAAtaagtagaatacagtatgatcTTAGTGTTGTACAAGGCCTTTCAAGGGTCTGTAAAACAACAATTACATTATGAGAGTAATCTGGAGTATCTGTCCTCAAACAAATCCCAAATATTCTAAGGCCAATTTCTAAGAACCCACTAAGAACAATCATGATAGTTCTCAGTCCTCTCAAGCTGAAAGGGTAATAAGAGGTCATTAGACAAGCAATTTAGTCCCAGGAAGACAATTTAAGTGATTTCACCGTACCTTTGCCATTGGGAGGAGTCTTATCTGCAGCAACTCCTGAATCCTCTGCTTTAATGGTTTTGGGAGTACAGTTGATGCGCTGGAGCCTCTGAATGGTTGTGCGGTGTTTGTAGCGGTCCATAGACAGGTACTCTGAGATCTGGACATGTTCCTGTCTCTTTATGGGCGTACCCTCATTAGACCATGTCAGTCTCTGCAGGTGAATACAGAGACACTGTGGGAGCTGGAGGGAGgagtcacacaaacacacgccgtcatatacctgtatacagtatgtcaCATAGCCGAGGACAAGGATATGCTGAAGCCAGACACAAATGCA encodes the following:
- the alkbh2 gene encoding DNA oxidative demethylase ALKBH2, translated to MDTFVSQTRKRYIDGTTDEQREPVWKKCKEEECNQGIVKEDVKEDAYLTEFSKSWQKIEAEGLDCDYALLFPKEEADCLYTQLEEEVVYLTGDKTKIQVFGKVYNVPRKQATCGDAGLTYTYSGVSLQASPWTPTLEYIRDAVTKATGQTFNFVLINRYKDGHDHMGEHRDDERELDPLCSIASVSLGAVRDFVFRHRESRGKQCRRQINPVKLELAHGSLLLMNSPTNTHWCHSLPARKRVLTPRINLTFRRILQDGKK